The proteins below come from a single Rosa rugosa chromosome 2, drRosRugo1.1, whole genome shotgun sequence genomic window:
- the LOC133729454 gene encoding protein WUSCHEL-like — translation MYSSIFTSSHLMTQEPRTLQLMELQTPQQMEPQQQQPTEEGGNTQAAGSSANMDFWRSRTRWIPTPEQIRILKDLYYVKGFKCPSTEHIHEICLQLNQYGHVEGKNIYFWFQNVRAREKQMNRCNQAAPVPMGTSSLGTGGSIDLNFGSTGSTGAGGSIDINFGPAGGSIDINFGSTSSTDDGRSIDLNFGSTYSTGGQTSLQQRGGDHQEVQTLPLFPVHGEDVFGNLKTTSEEGSAFGYYSGGSGGYHSGSNVSLELSLNPSGAAD, via the exons atgtattcctcgatattcacatcctctcacctcatgacccaagagccacgaactctgcaactaatggagctccaaaccccgcaacaaatggaaccacaacaacagcaaccaacagaggagggaggaaacacccaagcagctggaagtagtgccaacatggatttctggcgaagccgtaccagatggattcctactccagaacaaataagaatcctcaaggatctttactacgtcaagggatttaagtgcccatctacagagcacattcacgagatctgcctccagctgaaccagtatggacatgttgagggtaagaacatttacttttggttccagaacgtcagggctcgagagaagcagatgaataggtgtaatcaggctgctccagtgcccatgggaactagttctcttggtactggtggatccatcgatctcaattttgggtccactggttctactggtgctggtggatccatcgacatcaattttgggccagctggtggatccatcgacatcaattttgggtccactagttctactgatgatggtagatccattgatctcaactttggttccacctattctactg gaggacaaacatccctacaacaacgaggaggagatcaccaggaggttcaaactcttcctctgttccccgtgcacggcgaggacgtctttggtaacctgaagactacttccgaggaaggtagcgcatttggttactattctggtggctcaggcggttaccacagtggctcaaacgtttctcttgagctcagcctcaacccatccggagctgctgactag